One Jeotgalibaca porci genomic region harbors:
- a CDS encoding site-specific integrase, with protein sequence MASKRNVGSLMLDFSSINPGDIRGAGFDISKNVEEAKKSLESFHDYRVKKVSVNFEDSKWIFNEEFTRSNVVFDYTMISHSLKFGTTENKEELFIAVKCWMAKKLNESSITVTKARLLNLVTAFLSTKGLREHSELLEMIQESNLIRRGSKNQYNVKKVSNNVMYRFISDLVNFLEFYNRDEFVYFINDLNEHKAKIKLEKNYRKLPSFKDILTIKQCLDSWYEEAVKNDSEKLLKYFPLVLWWNLTTIIPMRVIEFCHIKRNCFSLKDGNYFITFPRMKYDRISTHRTDIEYDTLPIPQELYDLFQNYLIRSEQYGLSNYLISHKVYRHYFSDDKKTYDDNSLFNYHNFNNTIASFFKEIVHEKYKINIISINKHYRRNYSTRSKEAFISDSAIGSIDTMINLGDLRHIAIINMMMQGYDKVEIQRLAGHITEDIQYSYFNHMENWMDIEIQKMEKEFNQYRPINSTFNDNEISLLHPKSQDIFENQSKKNYINKNVEEKEYLKLDLGSCMDKTMPCPSFNWKHRGCYFCKHWSISNQELEEKRNQIAFDLNLLYEETRGKIKFIQSLFDLQFDNTENVNNNTKRDLSSTSKEIQLDIKRIAKLRSMLGVSDNE encoded by the coding sequence GTGGCAAGCAAAAGGAATGTAGGATCATTAATGCTTGATTTCAGCAGTATTAATCCAGGGGATATAAGAGGTGCTGGGTTTGATATTAGCAAGAATGTAGAAGAGGCAAAGAAGTCTTTAGAAAGCTTTCATGATTATAGAGTTAAAAAAGTTAGTGTAAATTTTGAAGATAGTAAATGGATTTTTAATGAAGAGTTCACGCGAAGTAACGTGGTTTTTGATTACACGATGATTTCCCACTCTTTAAAATTTGGTACAACTGAAAATAAAGAGGAATTATTTATCGCAGTGAAATGTTGGATGGCCAAAAAACTTAATGAAAGCTCTATAACGGTTACAAAGGCTAGGCTTTTAAACCTTGTTACTGCTTTTCTATCTACAAAGGGTCTTAGGGAACATAGTGAATTATTGGAAATGATTCAGGAAAGCAATCTTATCCGTAGAGGTTCAAAAAATCAATATAACGTCAAAAAAGTGTCTAACAATGTTATGTATAGATTTATATCGGATCTTGTCAATTTTTTAGAATTTTATAATCGAGATGAATTTGTATATTTCATAAATGATTTAAACGAACATAAAGCGAAAATCAAATTGGAAAAAAACTACAGAAAGTTGCCGTCTTTCAAAGATATTTTAACCATAAAACAATGTCTAGACAGTTGGTACGAAGAAGCGGTAAAAAACGATAGTGAAAAATTACTTAAATATTTTCCTCTTGTTTTATGGTGGAATCTAACAACTATTATCCCTATGAGGGTAATTGAGTTTTGTCACATTAAAAGAAATTGTTTTTCATTAAAGGATGGAAATTATTTCATCACCTTTCCAAGAATGAAGTACGATCGAATTAGTACACATCGAACAGACATTGAATACGACACGTTACCTATCCCTCAAGAATTGTACGACCTTTTTCAAAACTATTTAATACGCTCGGAACAGTATGGACTATCGAATTATTTAATTTCACATAAGGTTTATCGTCATTATTTCAGCGATGATAAAAAAACATATGATGATAATTCTTTGTTTAACTATCATAATTTCAATAATACAATAGCAAGTTTTTTCAAAGAAATAGTACACGAGAAATATAAAATCAATATTATTTCTATAAATAAGCATTACCGGAGAAATTACTCAACAAGATCAAAAGAGGCATTTATATCTGATTCAGCAATCGGTAGTATAGATACAATGATTAACCTTGGCGATTTAAGACACATCGCAATTATTAATATGATGATGCAGGGATATGACAAGGTTGAGATTCAGCGATTGGCAGGACATATTACAGAGGATATACAATATAGCTATTTCAATCATATGGAAAACTGGATGGACATTGAAATACAGAAAATGGAGAAGGAATTCAATCAGTATAGACCAATAAATTCAACTTTTAATGACAATGAAATTTCACTTTTACATCCAAAATCCCAAGATATTTTTGAGAATCAAAGCAAAAAAAATTACATAAACAAGAATGTGGAGGAAAAGGAATATTTAAAATTAGATTTAGGCTCTTGTATGGACAAAACTATGCCCTGTCCTAGTTTCAATTGGAAACATAGAGGTTGTTATTTTTGTAAACATTGGTCTATTTCCAATCAAGAACTAGAAGAAAAAAGAAATCAAATTGCTTTTGACTTGAATTTACTTTATGAAGAAACAAGAGGGAAAATCAAGTTTATACAGTCGCTATTTGATCTGCAATTCGATAACACAGAAAACGTCAATAATAATACAAAACGAGACTTATCTTCAACGTCAAAGGAAATTCAATTAGATATTAAACGGATTGCAAAATTACGGTCTATGTTAGGGGTTTCAGATAATGAATAA
- a CDS encoding type IA DNA topoisomerase: protein MGYVLILAEKPSQASAYADAFDYSERKDGYFIVSDNEFSNAVITYGFGHLVSLFSPEDYTQEWKKWNLQTLPLLPTEYQFKVSEGKKKQYMIVKKHLDEADTIIIATDGDREGEAIARLIINLSGNSQKQLKRLWINSLEKVEIKNGFRNLRNGEAFYSSYKEAETRQIADWLVGMNLSRLYTLYMQKNGMKGVFSIGRVQTPTLYLIYQRNKEIAAFVSKPFFELYGNFRHEKGVYQGKYAERFDSEADLEAFKEKHSLSDSLPGQITSVKTEEKKQYAPKLFSLSDLQAVANKRFNYGASETLKIVQGLYEKKLISYPRTDTNYIGRPEFDYLKTSLSSYLNLVKETIDDPQLKENKRYVNGAKVQEHYAIIPTRTLPQLAKLSQKERNMYELILYRTLSIFEKPYVYDETTIETTVHAVLFKTTGKVEKTMGWRKFYKHKKESTQSKEANQTLPAVKEGEAVVSHFLAKEGKTQPPKYYTEGTLITAMKNVGRDAEDEDNKVILKETEGIGTEATRASVIETLKKQDYITLQKNDILVTTKGETLCEVIQHDEIANATMTAKWEKYLKKIRNHEGTQEAFLNSITNFIRHLIQKVPGTFETIDIKTYAEKGNSDTVIGVCPQCQKDIIDKGKFFGCTGYREGCSLTLPKKWSGKTLTKKNIKDLLVKQETSLIKGFKSKKDTPFNAKLKLVNNKLAFDFPNPK from the coding sequence TTGGGATACGTATTAATTTTGGCCGAAAAACCCAGTCAAGCGTCCGCTTATGCAGACGCTTTTGATTATTCAGAACGTAAAGATGGCTACTTTATTGTGTCAGATAATGAATTTTCGAATGCCGTCATTACCTATGGATTCGGTCATCTCGTATCCCTTTTTTCACCAGAAGATTACACCCAAGAATGGAAAAAATGGAACCTGCAGACATTACCGCTCTTACCAACGGAGTATCAGTTTAAAGTCAGTGAAGGAAAGAAAAAACAATATATGATTGTGAAGAAGCATTTAGATGAAGCAGACACGATTATTATCGCTACAGATGGCGATCGAGAAGGAGAAGCCATTGCGCGTTTAATCATTAATCTTTCAGGAAATAGCCAAAAGCAACTCAAACGTCTCTGGATTAATTCATTGGAAAAAGTAGAAATAAAAAATGGGTTCCGCAACTTACGGAATGGAGAAGCATTCTATTCTAGTTATAAAGAGGCCGAAACTAGGCAAATCGCTGATTGGTTGGTCGGTATGAATCTCTCTCGCCTTTACACGCTTTATATGCAAAAAAATGGCATGAAAGGCGTCTTTAGTATTGGTCGTGTTCAAACACCGACGTTGTATCTGATTTACCAGCGGAATAAAGAGATTGCGGCATTCGTCAGTAAACCTTTTTTTGAGTTGTATGGCAACTTTAGACATGAAAAGGGTGTTTATCAAGGGAAATACGCAGAGCGTTTTGATAGTGAGGCAGATTTAGAGGCATTTAAAGAGAAGCATTCACTAAGCGATTCGCTTCCTGGACAGATTACATCCGTCAAGACGGAGGAAAAGAAGCAGTATGCACCGAAACTTTTTAGTCTTTCTGATTTGCAAGCAGTAGCGAATAAACGCTTTAATTATGGCGCTTCTGAAACATTGAAAATCGTGCAAGGTCTGTATGAGAAAAAATTGATTTCTTACCCGCGTACGGATACGAACTATATTGGACGTCCAGAGTTCGACTATTTAAAAACGTCTCTTTCAAGTTATTTGAATCTGGTAAAGGAGACAATCGACGACCCACAACTAAAAGAGAACAAGCGCTATGTCAATGGCGCCAAAGTCCAAGAGCATTATGCGATTATCCCAACGCGGACATTACCACAATTAGCAAAACTATCTCAAAAAGAACGAAATATGTATGAGTTGATTCTGTATCGCACGCTAAGCATCTTTGAAAAACCATATGTGTATGATGAAACCACGATTGAAACCACCGTCCATGCGGTATTGTTTAAGACAACAGGAAAAGTAGAAAAAACGATGGGGTGGCGGAAGTTTTACAAGCATAAAAAAGAATCCACACAATCGAAAGAAGCAAATCAAACACTTCCTGCTGTAAAAGAAGGAGAGGCAGTTGTCAGTCATTTTTTAGCTAAGGAAGGAAAGACCCAGCCACCCAAGTACTACACAGAGGGAACCCTGATTACGGCCATGAAAAATGTAGGACGTGATGCTGAAGATGAAGATAATAAAGTCATCTTAAAAGAAACCGAAGGCATTGGAACGGAAGCGACACGCGCAAGTGTCATTGAAACCTTGAAAAAACAAGACTATATCACACTTCAGAAAAACGATATTCTAGTCACAACAAAAGGCGAAACGCTGTGTGAAGTCATTCAGCATGATGAAATAGCCAATGCTACTATGACAGCCAAATGGGAAAAGTACCTTAAAAAAATACGTAACCATGAAGGCACGCAAGAAGCGTTCTTGAATAGTATTACAAACTTTATTCGTCACTTAATCCAAAAAGTACCAGGTACGTTTGAGACCATCGATATAAAAACATATGCCGAAAAAGGTAATTCAGACACGGTCATAGGTGTGTGTCCGCAATGCCAGAAGGATATAATAGATAAAGGGAAGTTCTTTGGTTGCACGGGTTACCGTGAGGGATGTTCCCTTACACTGCCTAAAAAGTGGAGTGGAAAGACCCTCACAAAGAAGAATATAAAGGATTTGTTAGTCAAACAAGAAACCAGTCTTATAAAAGGATTTAAGAGTAAAAAAGATACACCTTTCAATGCCAAATTGAAGTTAGTTAATAATAAATTAGCTTTTGATTTTCCTAATCCAAAGTAA
- a CDS encoding JAB domain-containing protein, translated as MLEQLNLLTEQETITEIVRVKQVVMERPVAYAEGITSTERAGRLGMNEIGDEAQEVVLILILNTKNQINAIHRVFTGSLNSSVAHPREIFRSAILNNGARIILYHNHPSSDLEPSQADLYFTARIVEAGIILGIEVLDHIIVSDRHWFSFKDFGFFEEI; from the coding sequence ATGTTAGAACAATTAAATTTATTAACCGAACAAGAAACGATTACAGAAATTGTCAGAGTTAAGCAAGTTGTGATGGAAAGGCCCGTTGCCTATGCTGAAGGTATTACTTCGACAGAAAGAGCGGGACGCTTAGGAATGAACGAAATCGGTGACGAAGCGCAAGAGGTCGTTCTTATCCTGATACTCAATACGAAAAATCAAATCAATGCTATTCACCGGGTATTCACGGGTAGTTTAAATTCATCTGTAGCTCACCCGAGAGAAATATTTAGAAGTGCGATTTTGAACAATGGTGCACGTATTATTCTTTATCATAATCATCCCAGTTCAGACCTCGAACCCTCACAAGCTGATTTGTATTTTACTGCAAGAATAGTAGAGGCAGGGATTATATTAGGAATAGAAGTTTTGGACCATATCATAGTTAGTGATAGACATTGGTTTTCTTTTAAAGATTTTGGTTTTTTTGAGGAAATATGA
- a CDS encoding DUF6075 family protein: MTNQTEHDERYFELLEKDNTSPTDLERKSLFYILANADIFSKVDYIYDFNTHWIKTDYFEKTDFSSSSKKMVELAFNLYNGNPSPDPLRIFSGLDDDNFQICLNAILIRFSRFDALEK; the protein is encoded by the coding sequence ATGACCAATCAAACAGAGCACGATGAACGTTACTTTGAATTATTAGAAAAAGATAATACAAGCCCTACTGATTTGGAGCGGAAGTCTCTATTTTATATTCTTGCAAATGCCGATATTTTCAGCAAGGTCGATTATATCTATGACTTCAATACTCATTGGATTAAGACAGATTACTTTGAAAAGACTGATTTTAGTAGCAGTAGTAAGAAAATGGTTGAACTTGCATTCAATTTATACAATGGTAATCCATCACCAGACCCGCTTAGAATATTTAGTGGACTTGATGATGATAACTTCCAAATCTGCTTAAACGCTATTTTAATACGTTTCAGCAGATTTGACGCACTTGAAAAATAG
- a CDS encoding MFS transporter, translating to MENQTKNWRKQFIPLILGQSISLIGSSAVQFALMWWLASQTNSGTVLSIAGLFAFLPQLIIGPFAGVWVDRMDKKRVVIVADLFTGLVALLLSLSIIVSEPQIAFILISLFLRAVASVFHTPAIQAIVPTLVPVDELVEANSWNQFLQSGAYMLGPVIGAILYSIVPLWVILMTDTLGAVIACIIIGRINIKKIAVSGEITPYFEELRLGFKEFIQNRKILNVTIIGVCVMFFYLPLSSLFPLMTTSHFKLSAAYGGIVEFVFAFGMLIGSIVIGKLNRKQNKLKQSIYGLIGISIVTVLSGITSVNLIGFWLFVFCSFLMGGFGNQFNIPFYSYVQEEIPTEKLGRFFSFYGSIMSIAMPLGLLLAGPMTDLLGINTWFLIAGTFSLMISIIGYFSIK from the coding sequence ATGGAGAACCAAACAAAAAATTGGCGAAAACAATTTATTCCATTAATTTTAGGTCAATCCATTAGCTTGATTGGCAGTTCAGCAGTCCAGTTCGCTTTGATGTGGTGGCTTGCAAGTCAAACAAATTCAGGTACAGTATTATCAATAGCAGGACTATTTGCTTTTTTACCACAGCTTATTATCGGCCCCTTTGCTGGGGTCTGGGTTGATAGAATGGATAAAAAGCGAGTTGTTATCGTCGCTGATCTGTTTACCGGGCTTGTTGCACTTCTTCTTTCACTCTCTATCATAGTAAGTGAACCACAAATAGCGTTTATTTTGATTTCGTTGTTTTTAAGAGCTGTGGCAAGTGTATTCCATACCCCTGCTATTCAAGCGATCGTTCCGACCTTAGTTCCAGTCGATGAATTAGTGGAAGCCAATAGTTGGAATCAATTTTTGCAATCTGGAGCGTATATGCTAGGTCCAGTTATAGGAGCCATTCTTTATTCAATAGTACCATTATGGGTCATTTTAATGACTGATACTTTAGGAGCGGTAATCGCATGTATTATTATCGGAAGAATCAACATAAAAAAAATTGCGGTATCTGGGGAAATAACACCCTATTTTGAAGAGTTAAGATTAGGTTTTAAAGAATTTATTCAGAATAGAAAAATTTTGAATGTTACCATTATTGGTGTTTGTGTGATGTTCTTTTATTTGCCACTTTCTTCTTTATTTCCATTGATGACAACAAGTCATTTTAAATTATCAGCTGCTTATGGAGGAATCGTTGAGTTTGTCTTTGCTTTTGGAATGCTTATAGGATCTATAGTGATTGGAAAACTCAATAGAAAACAGAATAAATTAAAGCAAAGTATTTATGGCTTGATAGGAATCAGTATAGTGACTGTATTGTCAGGTATTACATCGGTTAATCTTATTGGCTTTTGGCTATTTGTGTTCTGCTCTTTCTTAATGGGTGGTTTTGGGAATCAATTTAATATACCTTTTTACTCTTATGTCCAAGAAGAGATTCCTACAGAAAAGTTGGGCCGTTTTTTCAGTTTTTATGGCAGCATCATGAGTATAGCGATGCCCTTGGGATTGCTATTAGCTGGTCCAATGACTGATTTATTAGGAATAAATACGTGGTTTCTAATTGCAGGGACTTTTAGTTTAATGATAAGTATTATTGGGTACTTTAGTATTAAGTAA
- the abc-f gene encoding ribosomal protection-like ABC-F family protein — protein MKNISLELKNIEVNFGNKELVAIKYLTVYENDRIGIVGRNGQGKTTLLNLIQGKLSPNSGEVNRFVEFNYFKQMEETNNLYEFDDLNAELISRFTIPRNTIEVLSGGEENKLRLARVLSNYKMGLLMDEPTTHLDGKSIQLLIDELSYYYGTMILVSHDRYFLNQLVNKIWEIEDGKVTEYPGNYSDYMKQKEQKKLEEARGFEKVEKEKTRLEQAITQKRKQAKKMSSVSEKNKKRNIKPDRLSSSKQKDSAQKAVQKSAKALESRVNHLEDIEKKETIKPIQFPTSSALELYNRFPIMGQSINLYAGDKLLLDNVDFQFPLGKRIAITGDNGTGKSTLLHSILNEAEGMIVSKKVIFSSYKQMDYKLTGSVPVIDYLMKQTDYPENTVRSILNNLGFKQTEILKPVNTLSGGEAIRISMASLFVRPSNVLILDEPTNFIDIQTIEALEGFIKQYPGTIIFTSHDNYFVEKIADQIWKITDKKLSLMKGDVL, from the coding sequence ATGAAAAATATATCTTTAGAATTAAAAAATATAGAAGTAAATTTTGGAAACAAAGAACTAGTAGCCATTAAATATTTAACTGTATATGAGAATGATCGAATTGGCATTGTCGGAAGAAACGGACAAGGGAAAACAACGCTACTGAATCTTATCCAAGGAAAGTTATCACCAAATTCAGGGGAAGTTAACCGATTTGTGGAGTTTAATTACTTTAAACAGATGGAAGAAACCAATAATTTATACGAATTTGATGATCTTAACGCTGAACTTATTAGTCGATTCACTATTCCGAGAAATACGATCGAAGTACTAAGCGGAGGTGAAGAAAATAAATTACGTTTAGCTAGAGTGCTATCAAATTATAAGATGGGATTACTAATGGATGAACCTACAACTCATTTAGATGGAAAAAGTATACAACTATTAATAGATGAATTGAGCTATTATTATGGGACAATGATTCTCGTTAGTCATGATCGATACTTTTTAAATCAGTTAGTAAACAAGATATGGGAAATAGAAGATGGAAAGGTTACTGAATATCCTGGAAATTACAGTGACTATATGAAACAAAAAGAACAGAAAAAGTTAGAGGAAGCAAGAGGATTTGAAAAAGTTGAAAAAGAAAAAACACGTTTAGAACAAGCGATAACACAAAAAAGAAAACAAGCAAAAAAAATGAGTAGTGTTAGTGAAAAAAATAAAAAAAGAAATATTAAACCAGATCGACTTTCATCTTCTAAACAAAAAGATAGTGCGCAAAAAGCTGTTCAAAAATCAGCTAAAGCATTAGAGTCTAGAGTCAATCACTTGGAAGATATTGAAAAAAAAGAAACAATTAAACCTATACAATTTCCAACAAGTTCGGCATTGGAACTTTATAATCGTTTTCCTATAATGGGTCAATCAATTAATTTATATGCAGGAGATAAACTATTACTAGACAATGTGGATTTTCAATTTCCATTAGGGAAAAGAATTGCTATTACCGGGGACAATGGAACCGGTAAGTCAACATTACTACATTCTATTTTAAATGAAGCAGAAGGAATGATTGTATCAAAAAAGGTGATATTTAGTTCTTATAAACAGATGGATTATAAGTTAACCGGATCAGTACCTGTGATTGATTATTTAATGAAACAAACTGATTATCCAGAAAATACTGTAAGATCAATTCTGAATAATTTAGGATTCAAACAAACAGAAATTTTAAAACCAGTTAATACTTTGAGTGGTGGAGAAGCAATTAGGATTTCAATGGCTAGTTTATTTGTACGACCATCAAATGTATTAATTTTAGATGAACCAACAAATTTTATCGATATCCAAACAATAGAAGCATTAGAAGGATTCATTAAGCAATATCCTGGGACAATAATTTTCACGTCTCATGATAACTACTTTGTAGAAAAAATAGCTGATCAGATTTGGAAAATAACTGATAAAAAACTCTCTTTGATGAAAGGAGACGTTCTTTAA
- a CDS encoding IS1380-like element IS1678 family transposase, translating to MTSLHKNQVKFNSNITISHTGGQLSSDSGLVLVKELMNIFGFSELAKQHIHIEDERAYFTHDNLSILEQFIMQLIAGYSADSAANLLRQDPVFKAVLDRKELASQSSLSRFLDRLSEENIHELQALNQELIDKARLIRNDTELIIDLDSTHSDTFGHQQQTNYNTHYQTYGYHPLVAFDGLTGDFLKAELRSGNQYTSKGVKEFLTPLLEHYNHSLPNTDILVRGDSGFATPGVYDSCESKKSHYVIRLKNNRRLGQIAEKSVLYGDNQKWEEREVQYFSTTYQAQSWSQSRRVCIRSTREAGELLFRHEFIVTNLSENVSPDTIFSIYAKRGTMENFIKEAKAGFYFDKTDSPRFLENHVRMMLSLIAYNLVNFLRTIGFEEVQKGMTIHSIRLKFLKVAGKLVQTGRRVYLKLSSYHVYQNEFYRVFARLRRASQWI from the coding sequence ATGACTAGCTTACACAAAAACCAAGTAAAATTCAATTCAAATATCACTATTTCTCATACAGGTGGTCAATTATCGAGTGATTCGGGTCTCGTCCTAGTGAAAGAGCTGATGAACATCTTTGGTTTTTCTGAACTGGCTAAGCAACACATTCACATTGAAGACGAACGAGCGTATTTTACTCATGACAACTTATCCATACTTGAGCAGTTCATTATGCAATTAATTGCTGGTTACTCAGCTGATTCTGCAGCTAATCTCCTGAGACAAGATCCTGTGTTTAAAGCTGTTTTAGATAGGAAAGAACTCGCTTCTCAATCTTCACTTTCCCGATTTTTAGATCGACTATCTGAGGAGAATATCCATGAACTTCAAGCTTTGAACCAAGAACTTATCGATAAAGCACGCCTCATCCGTAATGATACGGAATTAATCATTGATTTAGATTCGACCCATTCAGATACATTTGGTCACCAACAACAAACGAATTATAATACACACTACCAAACCTATGGTTACCATCCATTGGTAGCTTTTGACGGATTGACTGGTGACTTCTTAAAAGCTGAACTACGTTCAGGAAATCAATATACATCAAAAGGCGTAAAGGAGTTTCTCACACCTTTATTAGAGCACTATAATCACTCTCTACCAAACACTGACATCTTGGTTCGTGGAGACAGCGGGTTCGCTACACCTGGTGTGTATGATTCGTGTGAATCAAAAAAGAGTCATTATGTTATTCGACTGAAGAATAATCGTAGACTAGGTCAAATAGCTGAGAAATCAGTACTTTATGGCGATAATCAAAAGTGGGAAGAACGAGAAGTTCAGTACTTCTCGACCACTTATCAAGCACAATCCTGGTCACAAAGTCGTCGCGTGTGTATACGCTCAACACGTGAAGCGGGCGAACTACTCTTTCGACATGAATTTATCGTGACGAATCTATCAGAAAATGTTTCTCCTGATACCATCTTTTCTATCTATGCCAAACGTGGCACAATGGAGAACTTCATTAAAGAAGCGAAAGCTGGCTTTTACTTTGACAAAACAGACAGTCCTCGCTTTTTGGAGAATCATGTCCGAATGATGCTCAGCTTGATAGCTTACAACTTAGTCAACTTCTTAAGAACGATTGGCTTTGAAGAAGTCCAAAAGGGAATGACCATTCATTCTATTCGATTGAAGTTTCTGAAAGTTGCTGGGAAATTAGTCCAAACGGGTAGACGAGTCTATCTCAAATTATCTAGTTATCATGTGTATCAGAATGAATTCTACAGGGTCTTTGCTCGCCTGAGGCGAGCCAGTCAATGGATCTAA
- a CDS encoding tyrosine-type recombinase/integrase, with amino-acid sequence MGYNVQPLRSQQEINDFLFCLRRNKNAERDVFLFLIGINSGLRMSDIVKLKKKDVITSKNPRIVEQKTGKTRILYLSSLQDLIHGYTAALDPEAYLFPSTKGGHLEVNTVYQMFQKVANLLGRDDIGTHTLRKTFGYHYYKKTKDVATLMEIFGHSSEKITKRYIGINEDEISETLLTFRLGF; translated from the coding sequence ATGGGCTATAATGTTCAGCCACTACGGTCGCAACAGGAGATTAATGATTTTTTATTTTGCCTGCGACGGAATAAAAATGCGGAACGTGACGTTTTCTTGTTTCTAATCGGAATTAACAGCGGTCTGCGCATGTCCGACATCGTCAAACTCAAGAAAAAAGACGTGATTACCTCAAAAAACCCGCGCATCGTGGAGCAAAAGACGGGGAAAACACGCATTTTATACTTAAGCAGCTTACAGGACTTGATTCACGGCTATACCGCAGCCTTAGATCCGGAGGCTTACTTGTTTCCCAGTACTAAGGGCGGCCATTTAGAAGTCAACACGGTCTACCAGATGTTTCAAAAAGTCGCTAACCTGTTGGGGCGCGATGATATCGGCACCCACACCCTACGAAAAACCTTCGGTTACCACTATTACAAGAAAACCAAAGACGTGGCCACCTTAATGGAAATCTTTGGTCACAGCAGCGAGAAGATTACCAAACGCTACATCGGGATTAATGAAGACGAGATTAGTGAAACGTTATTAACCTTCCGATTAGGCTTTTGA
- a CDS encoding helix-turn-helix transcriptional regulator, whose amino-acid sequence MATIINKVREKRKEQHLTQEDLANKVGVTRKTILSLEKGSYIPSLLLAMDLASALNIKIDQLFFRGE is encoded by the coding sequence TTGGCAACAATTATAAATAAAGTGAGAGAAAAAAGAAAAGAACAACATTTAACACAGGAAGATCTCGCAAATAAAGTAGGAGTCACAAGAAAAACAATATTATCATTGGAAAAAGGAAGTTATATCCCATCATTACTACTTGCCATGGATTTAGCTAGTGCATTAAATATTAAAATTGATCAATTATTTTTTAGAGGAGAATAA
- a CDS encoding PadR family transcriptional regulator has product MNKKTTKVLTQPMYYILLSLKEKRHGYEIMQYIDWLTDSRVKVGPGTLYSLLSRFEDDKLIKLVSDDDNKKTYIITDEGKERLNQEVKRLGQLLEDAKLVEGGQEDEFQDRK; this is encoded by the coding sequence ATGAATAAGAAAACAACAAAAGTGCTGACACAGCCAATGTATTATATACTTTTAAGTTTAAAAGAAAAAAGACATGGATATGAAATTATGCAATATATAGATTGGCTTACTGATAGCCGTGTGAAGGTAGGACCAGGAACACTGTATTCACTTCTTTCTCGTTTTGAAGATGATAAGCTTATAAAACTTGTCTCAGATGATGATAATAAAAAGACTTATATAATTACAGATGAAGGTAAAGAGAGATTAAATCAAGAAGTAAAGAGATTAGGACAATTATTAGAAGATGCAAAGCTAGTAGAGGGAGGTCAAGAAGATGAATTTCAAGATAGAAAATAG